In a genomic window of Shumkonia mesophila:
- a CDS encoding IS1634 family transposase, with translation MFVRAKKIGGYEYLYLVENAREGGRHVQRVIKALGRRDEVEASGLLDSLITSAARHSRRSIVLSSYYKGELPELKRLSIGPDLMFGRLWQELGCRDVLRELLAGRNFGFDVERAVYLAVLHRLMVSGSDRHADGWRHAVRVPGADGLDLDHAYKAMAWLGEGVGDGHFMTDAIEETLYRYRQPLLGEVSVAFFDTTSLWFEGKGGTRLGRRGHSKDYRPHLNQVVLGIVLDGDDRPIASFLVPGNTADVTLLVPVVSRLKERFGVVHACVVADRGMISAATIADLEARGIEYILGVRERSVREIRQDVLDDDGAAVPLTIPRQKGETQLDIKDVTIAKRRYVLARNEEEARKDAEARADILAGLERKLAQGDKALVGNAGFRRFLAEPKGGGFTIDEAKVEADARFDGLFVLRTNTKLSALQVVLRYRNLLAVEDAFRAAKALLATRPIFHKTDAAIRGHIFVSFLALVLRKELFDRLAVRRLKGLEWQRIVDDLVDLSEVEVEQDGRRALLRTAPGPTIDPVCRAAGITLPPVFQEIPASKTPSETCGA, from the coding sequence ATGTTCGTCCGCGCCAAGAAGATCGGTGGCTACGAGTACCTTTACCTCGTGGAGAACGCCCGCGAGGGCGGGCGCCATGTGCAGCGCGTCATCAAGGCGCTGGGGCGGCGCGATGAGGTCGAAGCCTCTGGACTGCTGGATTCGCTGATCACTTCGGCGGCGCGCCATTCCCGGCGCTCGATCGTACTGTCGAGCTACTACAAGGGCGAGTTGCCGGAGCTGAAGCGGCTCAGCATCGGGCCCGACCTGATGTTCGGCCGGCTGTGGCAGGAGTTGGGCTGCCGCGACGTCCTGCGCGAACTGCTGGCGGGGCGCAATTTCGGCTTCGATGTCGAGCGGGCCGTCTATCTGGCGGTGCTGCACCGGCTCATGGTGTCGGGCTCCGACCGCCACGCCGACGGATGGCGCCATGCCGTCCGGGTGCCCGGCGCCGACGGGCTCGACCTCGATCACGCCTACAAGGCGATGGCCTGGCTCGGCGAAGGCGTCGGCGACGGCCATTTCATGACGGACGCGATCGAGGAGACGCTGTACCGATACCGCCAGCCGCTGCTCGGCGAGGTGTCGGTGGCCTTCTTCGACACCACCAGTCTCTGGTTCGAGGGCAAGGGCGGCACCCGCCTGGGCCGGCGCGGCCATTCCAAGGATTATAGGCCCCACCTCAACCAGGTGGTGCTCGGCATCGTGCTCGACGGCGACGACCGGCCGATCGCCTCCTTCCTGGTACCCGGCAACACCGCAGACGTCACCCTGCTGGTGCCGGTGGTCAGCCGCCTCAAGGAGCGCTTCGGCGTCGTCCACGCCTGCGTCGTCGCTGATCGCGGCATGATCTCGGCCGCCACCATCGCCGACCTCGAAGCGCGCGGCATCGAGTACATCCTGGGCGTGCGTGAGCGTTCGGTCCGCGAGATTCGCCAAGACGTCCTCGATGACGACGGCGCGGCGGTGCCACTGACCATCCCACGCCAGAAGGGAGAGACCCAACTCGACATCAAGGACGTCACCATCGCCAAGCGCCGCTACGTGCTCGCCCGCAACGAGGAAGAGGCCAGGAAAGACGCCGAAGCGAGAGCCGACATTCTCGCCGGGCTGGAGCGCAAGCTCGCCCAGGGCGACAAGGCGCTGGTCGGCAACGCCGGCTTCCGCCGCTTCCTCGCCGAGCCCAAGGGCGGCGGCTTCACCATCGACGAGGCCAAGGTCGAGGCGGATGCCCGCTTCGACGGCCTGTTCGTGCTGCGTACCAACACCAAGCTATCGGCCCTGCAGGTGGTCCTGCGCTATCGCAACTTGCTGGCGGTGGAGGATGCCTTCAGGGCCGCCAAGGCGCTGCTCGCCACCCGTCCCATCTTCCACAAAACCGACGCCGCCATCCGCGGCCACATCTTCGTCTCCTTCCTCGCCCTGGTGCTGAGAAAGGAGCTGTTCGACCGTCTCGCGGTACGCCGCCTGAAGGGCCTCGAATGGCAGCGCATCGTCGACGATCTCGTCGACCTGAGCGAGGTCGAGGTCGAGCAGGACGGCCGCCGCGCCCTCCTCAGAACCGCGCCGGGGCCGACTATCGATCCCGTTTGCCGCGCCGCCGGCATCACCCTCCCGCCCGTCTTCCAGGAGATTCCCGCCTCCAAAACGCCGTCCGAAACCTGTGGTGCCTAA